The genomic stretch AATTGACTACAGAACTTACGGTGCATTATCAACTTAATTAATGTTTATTTTGAAGAAGGCAGTTTCACATGCATGAGAAAAGCCGCAATCTCCAAGAGGAGACTGCGGCTTTTCTCTAATTTCTATATTAGATTCCTTGCGGTGGAGTTGAAGTAATGACTTTATCAACAAGTCCATAAGCTTGTGCTTCTTCTGCAGTCATGAAGTTATCGCGATCTGTATCTTTCTCAATACGTTCAATCGGTTGACCTGTACGCTCAGCCAAAATTTTATTGAGTTTGTCACGCATTTTGAGAATGCGGCGAGCACGAATTTCAATATCTGTTGCTTGACCTTGTGCACCGCCCAAAGGTTGGTGGATCATAATCTCGCTGTTTGGAAGCGCAAAACGTTTGCCTTTTGCACCTGCATTGAGCAAGAATGCACCCATAGAAGCTGCCATACCCATGCAAATTGTCGATACATCTGGTTTGATGAATTGCATCGTGTCATATATCGCCATACCCGCAGTAATGGAACCGCCCGGGCTGTTAATGTATAGATGAATGTCTTTCTCCGGATCTTCCGCAGTGAGGAATAACATTTGAGCGATGATAGAGTTGGCTACTACATCGTTGACGTCGCTTCCCAGAAAAATAATCCGATCTTTCAGCAGTCTGGAATAAATGTCATAAGCGCGTTCACCGCGATTGGTTTGTTCTACGACCATAGGAATGTAACTCACGTGAAAAACCTCCTTAGGAATTTAGGTTTAGAGTTTATATTTAGACGTTTAACAGCATCTACATCTACTGTTTCCGTATTAACCACATCATAAACAAATCAAAACAAAAAGTCAAAGAAAGTCAAACTATTTTGATAAAAAAAGAAACCTATACGGTTTCATCGGTTAAAAGTATAACAAGCTGTTAGTAATTATATGGCGCGCCCGCGAGGAATCGAACCTCGATCTCAGGCTCCGGAGGCCTACGTCATATCCGTTGGACCACGGGCGCACAAGTATGACAGCAAAATTTATTATATCTGATCGCTACCAAAAATGCAAGAAAGTTTAGTGGAGATGTTTGATGTTCTATAAGAATGTGCAGACTACATTAATAGTGCGTTCTAAGCAACATTTTATTTGTATGTAAGTAAAGTGCATAAATAAGTGCCTACTTGCGAAATATACTTTTGACCACTTGCATACCAGGGTAGATTTAGGTAAAATAAACGTGGGACTTAAAAAGTTAACCCCGGGACAATTTTAGTCCATACTAGAGGCCGGAATGAAGGAGTTTGCGGAAGTGGAAAGTATGCGAACGATTTTAGAAGTGCAGAAGCAACTTCTACCTGATCTCATGGACGTAATGAAGAAGAGATATACCATTCTGCGCCAAATCATGATTTCGGATGTAATCGGACGAAGAACGCTTGCCCACTCTCTGGATATGACGGAGCGTGTACTCAGATCGGAGACAGACTTGCTTAAATCACAAGGACTGATTGAGATCGAGAGTATGGGCATGAGAATAAGCGAGTCCGGC from Paenibacillus polygoni encodes the following:
- the clpP gene encoding ATP-dependent Clp endopeptidase proteolytic subunit ClpP; the protein is MSYIPMVVEQTNRGERAYDIYSRLLKDRIIFLGSDVNDVVANSIIAQMLFLTAEDPEKDIHLYINSPGGSITAGMAIYDTMQFIKPDVSTICMGMAASMGAFLLNAGAKGKRFALPNSEIMIHQPLGGAQGQATDIEIRARRILKMRDKLNKILAERTGQPIERIEKDTDRDNFMTAEEAQAYGLVDKVITSTPPQGI